The following proteins come from a genomic window of Danaus plexippus chromosome 3 unlocalized genomic scaffold, MEX_DaPlex mxdp_34, whole genome shotgun sequence:
- the LOC116768604 gene encoding phosrestin-2-like, translated as MTSDTALNSQRVFKKASPNNKLTLYLTSRDLVVENGSIDKIQGVIHVDTDSLENKKLFGQVTLTFRYGREDEEVMGLKFCNEAIMSLAQIWPIHCNLDKEPNTPLQEALIRRLGANAFPFHLELTPLAPPSVQLVPAKQYHGAPIGTSYDVRAFIAERADEKVSRRNTVRMGIRVLQGPGKMSVPPTLPPDSPHHTFGNLTHHNVLRLKNKTKLEADENSRRKRDQIETVEPTPPRTTVEKPFLLSDGRVELEAWLDKATYSHGESIRVNILVTNNSSKTVRRIKALVVQHVDVCMFSNGKFKNVVALVKGTGTPVLPGQTLTDAFTLTPHKGATKNWIALEDSYSKSGASLASTVLCNSDSPEDRNVFAIYVSYYVKVKLTLSTMGGEVSAKLPFTLTHSCINEAPTDSVTEEATHKMILEGKENSEDEDSKAEAENDKQNNNGNKVEGTRNETEEALKQENRCVADVLVNIENKVSDRPKKFEGQTEVRNIKPNEEELDLIVKYPGSDT; from the exons ATGACGTCAGACACCGCGCTCAACTCCCAGCG aGTTTTTAAGAAGGCATCACCGAACAATAAACTAACTTTGTATTTAACCTCGCGGGATCTGGTGGTGGAGAATGGCAGCATCGATAAAATACAGGGAGTGATCCATGTGGACACTGACAGCTTGGAAAACAAAAAGCTATTTGGACAAGTGACGTTAACTTTCAG gtACGGGCGCGAGGATGAAGAGGTTATGGGGCTCAAGTTCTGCAATGAAGCTATTATGAGTCTGGCACAGATATGGCCTATACATTGCAATTTGGATAAGGAACCAAATACACCATTGCAG GAAGCTCTAATAAGGAGACTAGGAGCGAATGCTTTTCCATTCCACTTGGAGTTGACTCCGCTCGCACCCCCCAGCGTACAACTGGTCCCCGCCAAACAATACCACGGGGCTCCAATAGGGACCTCGTATGACGTGCGAGCCTTTAttg CTGAACGAGCTGATGAAAAGGTATCACGTCGGAATACAGTACGTATGGGGATCCGGGTCCTGCAAGGTCCGGGGAAGATGTCCGTTCCTCCAACACTACCGCCGGACTCTCCACATCACACCTTCGGCAACCTCACACATCACAATGTTTTGCG actaaaaaacaaaactaaattagAAGCAGATGAGAACAGCAGGAGAAAACGAGATCAAATTG AAACCGTAGAGCCCACTCCACCCCGAACCACTGTGGAGAAACCATTTCTTTTATCAGACGGCAG AGTGGAACTTGAAGCGTGGCTGGATAAGGCGACGTACTCTCACGGCGAGTCGATACGTGTCAATATTCTTGTCACCAATAATTCATCTAAGACCGTCCGAAGAATAAag GCGCTAGTTGTCCAACATGTCGACGTGTGTATGTTTTCGAACGGCAAGTTCAAGAACGTTGTAGCATTGGTCAAGGGAACCGGCACTCCCGTACTTCCGGGACAGACGCTCACTGATGCTTTTACACTTACACCGCATAAAG GTGCTACCAAGAATTGGATAGCACTAGAAGATTCGTATTCAAAATCGGGAGCAAGCCTCGCATCAACAGTATTGTGTAATTCCGACTCACCCGAAGATCGAAACGTATTTGCAATTTACGTTTCGTATTACGTAAAAGTTAAACTCACGCTTAGCACCATGGGGGGTGAAGTTTCTGCCAAACTACCATTTACATTGACGCACTCGTGCATAAACGAAGCACCAACTGACAGCGTTACAGAAGAAGCCACACATAAAATGATTCTAGAAGGTAAAGAAAACAGCGAAGACGAGGATAGCAAAGCTGAAGCAGAAAATGATAAGCAGAACAACAACGGAAACAAAGTAGAAGGAACCCGGAATGAAACAGAGGAAGCTCTCAAACAAGAAAACAGATGTGTCGCGGACGTTCTTGTGAATATTGAGAACAAGGTAAGTGATAGGCCGAAGAAGTTTGAGGGACAGACGGAAGTAAGGAATATTAAGCCCAACGAAGAGGAATTGGATCTGATTGTAAAATATCCCGGTTCTGATACGTGA